The Cyprinus carpio isolate SPL01 unplaced genomic scaffold, ASM1834038v1 S000000512, whole genome shotgun sequence genome has a window encoding:
- the LOC122142984 gene encoding G2/M phase-specific E3 ubiquitin-protein ligase-like, whose product MFVMAGRMVGHSFVHGGPFLSGLSPAVVHVLFGGSPETPTVTPEDCPDLDIHETIRLLEGESELSDKDKTSVQELAYAWDLPGLTGNNRRWLFEKMLIHAVIGRVTRQIKQFRRGLKETPMWTLLTKRPDTVAQLFPQERAVDCNPAMQHITWPHEDDDDEDDDYSLDTICRISGYLSHFIENDMCTELEILPMCY is encoded by the exons ATGTTCGTCATGGCAGGCAGAATGGTGGGGCACTCCTTTGTTCATGGAGGACCATTCCTGTCAGGGCTTAGCCCTGCTGTTGTGCATGTCCTGTTTGGAGGAAGCCCGGAAACTCCAACAGTAACACCAGAGGACTGTCCAGACCTAGACATCCATGAAACTATCAGGCTT CTTGAAGGGGAATCTGAACTCTCAGACAAGGACAAAACAAGTGTCCAGGAGTTGGCCTACGCTTGGGATCTCCCTGGCCTTACTGGAAATAACCGAAGATGGCTTTTTGAGAAGATGTTGATCCATGCT GTAATTGGACGTGTCACACGACAAATCAAACAATTCAGGCGTGGTCTTAAAGAGACACCAATGTGGACATTGCTGACCAAACGACCGGACACAGTGGCCCAGCTTTTTCCACAGGAGAGAGCAGTGGATTGTAACCCTGCG ATGCAGCACATCACCTGGCCtcatgaagatgatgatgacgaaGACGACGATTATTCACTTGACACAATATGCCGCATATCAGGTTATCTTAGCCACTTCATTGAAAATGATATGTGTACAGAGTTGGAAATCTtgccaatgtgttattaa